A genomic segment from Desulfurispirillum indicum S5 encodes:
- the atpB gene encoding F0F1 ATP synthase subunit A — protein sequence MKEYLLLHSEAFPAWLSKDVVYTWAVMVIVLGLSWLATRKMAEVPRGIQNVFETVIELLQGAVRSSMGARGDYFLPLIAGFAFYIFTSNIVGLLPGFHPPTAGLNTTASLAIIVFVLTHYYGVKTQGAWNYIKHFAGPIPAMAPLMFPIEIVGHLTRPVSLSLRLFGNMMGKEKVLLVLLMLVPFFIPMIIMGLGVLVAVIQTVVFCLLAMIYIGSAMEDAHH from the coding sequence ATGAAGGAATATCTCTTATTGCACAGTGAAGCTTTTCCCGCTTGGCTCAGCAAGGACGTCGTATATACATGGGCGGTTATGGTGATTGTCCTTGGGCTTTCCTGGCTTGCTACCAGAAAAATGGCGGAAGTTCCCCGTGGCATTCAGAACGTTTTTGAGACGGTTATTGAACTGCTGCAAGGAGCTGTGCGTTCCAGTATGGGTGCGCGCGGTGACTATTTCCTTCCTCTGATAGCCGGTTTTGCCTTCTATATATTCACGTCGAATATTGTTGGCCTGCTGCCGGGCTTCCATCCCCCCACGGCTGGTCTGAATACCACGGCCTCGCTTGCCATTATCGTCTTTGTTCTTACCCACTACTATGGAGTGAAAACCCAGGGCGCGTGGAATTATATCAAGCACTTTGCGGGCCCTATTCCCGCCATGGCCCCTCTTATGTTCCCCATTGAAATTGTCGGGCATCTGACCCGCCCCGTCAGCCTGAGCCTTCGTCTGTTTGGTAACATGATGGGTAAAGAAAAAGTTCTGCTGGTTTTGCTTATGCTGGTGCCCTTTTTTATACCCATGATTATCATGGGCCTTGGAGTGCTGGTAGCTGTCATTCAGACCGTTGTTTTCTGTCTGCTGGCTATGATATACATTGGCAGTGCCATGGAAGATGCCCATCACTGA